A stretch of the Desulforamulus ferrireducens genome encodes the following:
- a CDS encoding GNAT family N-acetyltransferase: MHIRIATERDLPTIVDIYNSTIPSRMVTADTTPVTVESRLTWFREHDPNHLPIWVAEENGIILGWLSFSSFKDRPAYNSTAEVSIYIAEQYRGRGIGKKLLSKAIQEAPKLGITTILGFIFGHNEPSLCLFMKYNFERWGFLPKVAVLDGIERDLVILGLRVL; encoded by the coding sequence TTGCATATAAGAATTGCCACTGAAAGGGATCTACCAACTATAGTAGATATTTATAATTCTACCATTCCTTCCAGAATGGTTACGGCTGACACCACCCCGGTAACAGTGGAAAGCAGGTTAACGTGGTTTCGTGAACATGATCCGAATCATCTACCTATTTGGGTTGCAGAAGAAAACGGAATTATCCTGGGTTGGTTAAGCTTCTCTTCTTTCAAAGACAGACCAGCATATAATTCTACAGCTGAGGTGAGTATTTATATTGCCGAACAGTATCGAGGTCGGGGTATAGGTAAAAAATTGCTGTCTAAAGCAATTCAAGAGGCTCCCAAATTAGGAATAACAACTATCCTAGGATTTATCTTTGGGCATAATGAACCAAGTTTATGTTTATTTATGAAATATAATTTTGAACGTTGGGGATTTTTACCCAAAGTAGCTGTTCTTGATGGTATAGAAAGGGATTTAGTAATCCTTGGACTTCGGGTATTATAA
- a CDS encoding metal-dependent hydrolase, translating into MQITFLGHAAFLLKFNGTTIVIDPFLTGNPVAPANINIQPDYILVSHGHSDHSSDVLALAKGSGSTVVAVFELANYYARQGVKAHGMHIGGAHDFGPFKLKLTQALHGNSVGGNQGPAEYLGNPCGFLITANGKTVYHAGDTGLFGDMSLLGRLHPIDLALLPIGDNFTMGPEDALEAVKMLKPKHVIPMHYNTFPLIAQDPLAFKQAVEGQTTSQVSILQPGETFELP; encoded by the coding sequence TTGCAAATTACATTTCTCGGTCACGCTGCCTTTTTATTAAAGTTTAACGGCACTACCATCGTCATAGACCCTTTTCTAACCGGTAATCCGGTGGCACCTGCTAATATCAACATTCAGCCAGATTATATCCTGGTTAGCCACGGACATAGTGATCATTCATCAGATGTTTTAGCCCTGGCCAAAGGGTCTGGCAGTACTGTTGTGGCTGTTTTCGAGTTGGCCAATTATTATGCCCGTCAAGGCGTAAAGGCCCACGGGATGCACATTGGCGGGGCTCACGATTTTGGACCCTTTAAGTTAAAGTTAACCCAGGCCTTACATGGTAATTCCGTTGGTGGGAATCAAGGACCGGCGGAATATTTAGGCAACCCCTGCGGTTTTCTAATTACCGCCAATGGTAAAACCGTGTACCATGCGGGCGATACCGGCTTATTTGGGGACATGTCATTGCTTGGTCGGTTGCACCCCATTGATTTGGCCCTGCTACCCATAGGTGATAATTTCACCATGGGACCGGAGGATGCTCTGGAAGCAGTTAAAATGCTTAAGCCTAAACATGTGATACCCATGCATTACAATACCTTTCCCTTAATTGCTCAGGATCCCCTTGCTTTTAAACAGGCAGTGGAGGGGCAGACAACTAGCCAGGTCAGTATCCTGCAACCAGGGGAAACCTTTGAGTTACCTTAA
- a CDS encoding methyl-accepting chemotaxis protein translates to MQKHTPKAGSLRTKLMVYFLLITIIPLVCYSFYSTNKAEQILKEQYETQTQQLLSTNLDEVLAAEQKLILEMSHSPLVKSMDFTQSEPYFQRFIKDNPQYSHILICNPQGIEIAHSEGAEHHGKSIADKEYFKTPWETGKPVIADATFSTSTGRKIIGLGVPIFTDNGEKVGVIVGFIRLGYISDRVTSKKVSESGYTFMLNKKGELIGHPDTSKLLEENVLEDKNLDEHTKQVLQNMIKLQSGVEETILDGKKVIINYKPANINGWSIAAVSPVEEVYSLANKLKADTWKAILLISLLLLLLVTIISGRILKPIYQYVKMVNAGDFTQQQHTNDELGAAFGKMSSELQTMLSSLNMNIEKLSSSSERFRDISESTAAAANDTTTKVQNIAESSLYQKQKIGEVSNFIANINHELSQMQDGLEDSQSSSEQAYYTAKNGQQLVENMALSINNLSEKINHINTIVETISSIAEQTNLLALNAAIEAARAGDSGRGFAVVAEEVRKLANQSSDATTQIGQLVREIKSGMETVVKLATAQNNSNNVVKAFIEILEKTQRASQSVASLVSTAKMIQEESIKIEGEVNYIANLVKDTTEASESIAAYTQEQSATVEELASSAEELNALAAAMKEEISRFKY, encoded by the coding sequence ATGCAAAAGCATACTCCAAAGGCAGGCAGTTTAAGAACTAAACTAATGGTTTATTTCCTATTGATTACCATAATCCCATTGGTGTGCTACTCTTTTTACAGCACCAACAAAGCTGAACAAATTCTCAAAGAACAATATGAAACCCAAACTCAGCAATTGTTAAGTACCAATTTAGACGAAGTATTAGCAGCCGAACAAAAATTGATTTTAGAGATGTCCCATAGTCCGCTGGTCAAATCCATGGATTTTACTCAATCCGAACCATATTTTCAACGTTTTATTAAGGACAACCCCCAATACTCCCACATCCTCATTTGTAATCCCCAGGGCATTGAAATAGCTCACTCTGAGGGAGCAGAGCACCATGGGAAAAGCATAGCCGACAAAGAGTACTTTAAGACCCCTTGGGAAACAGGTAAGCCGGTAATTGCCGATGCCACCTTTTCCACCAGTACAGGACGTAAAATTATCGGTTTAGGGGTGCCTATCTTTACTGATAACGGAGAAAAGGTGGGCGTTATTGTTGGTTTCATTCGCTTGGGGTATATCTCTGATCGTGTCACCAGCAAAAAAGTTTCAGAAAGTGGTTATACCTTTATGCTAAATAAAAAGGGTGAACTAATTGGCCACCCGGATACCAGTAAGCTGTTGGAAGAAAATGTTTTAGAAGATAAGAATCTGGACGAACACACTAAACAGGTTTTGCAAAACATGATCAAACTGCAGAGCGGGGTTGAAGAAACCATACTGGATGGCAAAAAGGTAATTATAAATTACAAACCTGCCAATATTAATGGTTGGTCCATCGCTGCTGTAAGTCCAGTGGAAGAAGTCTATTCCCTGGCTAATAAATTAAAGGCGGATACCTGGAAAGCTATCCTACTTATTTCTCTCTTGCTATTGCTGCTGGTAACCATTATCAGCGGACGCATCTTAAAACCCATTTACCAGTATGTCAAAATGGTTAATGCCGGTGATTTTACCCAACAACAACATACCAATGACGAATTAGGCGCTGCCTTTGGCAAAATGTCCTCGGAATTACAAACCATGTTATCCAGTTTAAATATGAATATAGAAAAATTAAGTTCTTCATCTGAACGTTTCCGAGATATCTCTGAAAGCACTGCTGCTGCCGCCAATGATACTACCACCAAGGTACAAAATATTGCCGAGTCTTCCCTCTATCAAAAACAAAAGATTGGCGAAGTGAGTAACTTTATAGCCAATATAAATCACGAATTAAGCCAGATGCAGGATGGATTAGAGGATAGCCAGAGTTCTTCGGAGCAAGCCTATTACACAGCTAAAAATGGTCAGCAGTTGGTGGAGAACATGGCTTTGTCCATCAATAACCTGAGTGAAAAGATTAACCATATTAACACTATAGTTGAGACCATTAGTTCCATAGCTGAGCAAACAAATCTACTGGCTCTTAATGCCGCTATTGAAGCGGCCAGAGCCGGTGATTCCGGTAGGGGTTTTGCTGTGGTTGCTGAAGAAGTAAGAAAACTTGCTAACCAAAGTTCCGATGCCACCACCCAGATCGGTCAACTGGTTAGAGAAATTAAATCTGGTATGGAAACAGTAGTAAAATTGGCTACCGCCCAGAACAATTCCAACAATGTGGTGAAAGCCTTTATAGAAATTTTGGAAAAAACCCAGCGAGCTTCTCAGAGTGTCGCTTCCCTGGTATCCACCGCCAAGATGATCCAGGAGGAAAGTATAAAAATTGAGGGAGAAGTAAACTATATTGCCAATTTAGTTAAGGACACTACCGAAGCTTCAGAAAGTATTGCAGCTTATACCCAGGAACAATCTGCCACGGTAGAAGAACTGGCCAGTTCGGCAGAGGAATTAAATGCCCTTGCCGCTGCCATGAAAGAAGAAATTAGCCGTTTTAAATACTAG
- the sucC gene encoding ADP-forming succinate--CoA ligase subunit beta, translated as MKLYEYMGKDILRREGIPVPRGQAFLSPSGVADFAAQLPGIVVKSQVLSGGRGKAGGIKFPASAMEAEAAAQELLTSLVKDLPVHAVLVEEKLKIDREYYLAITVDGGKRKPLVIASAHGGMDIEEVPEEQIIKFHVDVHAGIQPYLGREVARRMGLPVSEVKPFSDLLVKLYHLFRKYDAELVEINPLVVSDGKLIAADAKITIDDEAAYRFPEWLPRVEERTDLELKAAEIGISFVELAGDIGVMANGAGITMATLDMINHFGGSPRNFMDAGGGAGTEATAKALEILLSTNPKVILVNIFGGITRCDDVARAFSQVKESIGISVPLVIRLVGTNEEAGIEILRQQGMSAYRNIEEAVAKAVELAGEAR; from the coding sequence TTGAAATTATACGAGTACATGGGAAAAGACATCTTGCGTCGGGAAGGCATTCCGGTACCCCGGGGGCAGGCATTTCTAAGCCCGTCTGGTGTGGCAGATTTTGCTGCCCAGTTGCCGGGCATTGTTGTCAAAAGTCAGGTACTATCCGGCGGCAGGGGGAAGGCCGGTGGCATTAAGTTTCCTGCTTCCGCAATGGAGGCAGAGGCAGCAGCCCAAGAACTGCTAACCTCCCTGGTAAAAGATTTACCGGTACATGCGGTGTTAGTAGAAGAAAAATTAAAGATTGACAGGGAATATTATCTTGCCATTACTGTGGACGGGGGTAAGCGTAAACCTCTGGTAATTGCCTCGGCCCACGGGGGAATGGATATTGAGGAAGTGCCCGAGGAGCAAATTATCAAGTTTCATGTGGATGTGCACGCCGGTATACAACCCTATTTGGGCCGGGAAGTGGCCAGACGCATGGGTCTGCCAGTCTCAGAGGTTAAGCCCTTTAGTGATTTGCTGGTCAAACTTTATCATCTCTTCCGTAAATATGATGCTGAATTGGTGGAGATTAACCCCCTGGTGGTTAGTGATGGTAAACTAATTGCCGCAGATGCCAAGATAACCATAGATGATGAAGCTGCTTACCGCTTCCCAGAGTGGCTCCCCAGGGTGGAAGAACGCACCGACCTGGAATTAAAGGCAGCAGAAATCGGCATCTCCTTTGTGGAATTGGCTGGCGATATTGGTGTGATGGCCAACGGAGCGGGTATTACCATGGCCACTTTAGATATGATTAATCATTTTGGCGGCAGTCCCCGTAACTTTATGGATGCCGGTGGTGGCGCCGGTACCGAAGCCACGGCCAAGGCGTTGGAAATTCTTTTATCCACCAACCCCAAGGTGATTTTGGTAAATATTTTTGGCGGTATTACCCGGTGTGATGATGTGGCCCGGGCCTTTAGCCAGGTAAAAGAAAGCATTGGTATTTCAGTTCCCCTGGTGATTCGCCTGGTGGGTACCAATGAAGAGGCCGGGATAGAAATTTTACGGCAGCAGGGTATGAGCGCCTACCGCAATATTGAGGAAGCAGTGGCTAAAGCAGTGGAACTGGCAGGGGAGGCAAGATAA
- a CDS encoding Hsp20/alpha crystallin family protein translates to MSLIPYEPMRHLDNIRREFDRFFSNDLPAITSLGSSFANPRIDIHETDNEIVATCDIPGLEKKEDVNIEIDNNLLIISGSVNRANEVKEANFHRQERFFGRFQRSISLPARVSPEGVKATYKNGVLEIHMPKLQSDTRKRIDIDFH, encoded by the coding sequence ATGTCACTAATTCCCTATGAACCAATGCGTCATCTTGATAACATTAGACGTGAGTTTGATCGTTTCTTTAGCAATGACCTTCCAGCTATAACAAGCCTTGGTTCAAGTTTTGCTAACCCACGTATTGATATTCATGAAACTGATAATGAAATAGTAGCTACATGTGATATCCCAGGCCTAGAAAAGAAAGAGGACGTTAACATTGAAATAGATAATAACCTTTTAATTATCAGTGGCTCTGTAAACCGGGCAAACGAAGTAAAAGAAGCAAATTTCCACAGACAAGAACGCTTTTTTGGCCGTTTTCAACGTTCTATCAGTTTACCAGCCCGTGTTTCACCGGAGGGTGTCAAGGCAACCTATAAGAATGGTGTACTGGAGATTCATATGCCCAAGTTACAATCCGATACGAGAAAAAGAATTGACATTGATTTTCATTAA
- a CDS encoding winged helix-turn-helix domain-containing protein, whose product MEINSRRTNLICQLKHPDPWRRRRAIRVLKSSGRIQLRPLLQELDALPADVLPEVLDWLGHWQWPNWIAPTSGELKQCVKLLEHSNPAIARTAVKLLQGLREDDKIPVRQAATSLPNSREAGAYLPLLTIDMAGSRVCLGDKPCDLTQHQKRILYRLAESRGHYVSAGELYFAAQGEYYVYDRAGDVKSNIRNLRGRLGDDGKRQYYIQSKKHVGYRLNLQNVKVI is encoded by the coding sequence ATGGAGATAAATAGCAGGCGGACCAACTTAATCTGCCAGCTTAAGCATCCAGATCCCTGGAGGCGAAGGAGAGCAATTAGAGTTCTCAAGTCCTCTGGTAGGATACAGCTAAGACCACTCTTGCAGGAGTTAGATGCTTTACCGGCAGATGTGCTACCCGAAGTATTAGATTGGCTGGGTCATTGGCAGTGGCCCAACTGGATTGCCCCTACTTCCGGTGAATTAAAACAATGTGTTAAACTGCTGGAACACAGTAACCCCGCCATTGCTCGCACAGCCGTTAAACTACTTCAGGGCTTGAGGGAAGATGATAAAATCCCTGTCCGGCAAGCGGCGACGTCACTGCCTAATTCCCGGGAGGCGGGAGCATACCTACCTTTGCTGACCATTGATATGGCCGGTTCTCGGGTTTGTTTAGGCGATAAACCATGTGATTTAACTCAACATCAGAAACGGATACTTTATCGCCTGGCAGAATCCCGGGGGCATTATGTCAGCGCCGGAGAACTTTATTTTGCCGCCCAGGGAGAGTACTATGTCTATGACCGGGCCGGTGATGTAAAATCCAACATCAGAAATCTGCGGGGAAGGCTGGGGGACGATGGAAAACGCCAGTATTATATCCAAAGTAAGAAACACGTGGGTTACCGTCTTAATTTGCAAAATGTAAAGGTTATTTAG
- a CDS encoding LAS seventeen-binding protein 3 — protein MPQHKSNQNNSTPVGDSYICEPTGSAECINVDGKSEYGQYNLTKQEQSGGTGENPLAE, from the coding sequence TTGCCTCAACATAAGTCTAACCAAAACAATAGTACCCCTGTAGGAGATAGTTATATTTGTGAGCCTACAGGATCAGCGGAATGTATTAATGTTGATGGAAAATCGGAATATGGTCAGTATAATTTAACAAAGCAAGAACAAAGCGGCGGTACAGGTGAAAATCCGCTGGCTGAATAG
- a CDS encoding putative RNA methyltransferase → MPKNKVNSGILAENECLFRCPLCYGQMKLINLKSLVCVNRHCFDISKLGYINMLTRATQTKYNSQLFKSRRAICQTGFFKPMIKKISRIMMRNAHCQNKGIKILDVGCGEGSNLSMIQEILSQNLESDLLGVGLDIAKDGICLASKEYPNKIWCVGDLAKAPFVDKQFNFILNILSPANYAEFKRMVCPGGMVIKNYFL, encoded by the coding sequence ATGCCTAAAAATAAGGTAAATTCTGGCATATTGGCAGAAAATGAATGTCTTTTTAGATGTCCTTTATGTTATGGTCAAATGAAATTGATTAACTTAAAAAGTTTAGTCTGTGTTAATAGGCATTGCTTTGATATATCAAAGCTGGGCTATATAAATATGTTAACGCGTGCTACACAAACAAAATACAATAGTCAATTATTTAAATCCAGAAGAGCTATTTGTCAGACTGGCTTTTTCAAGCCTATGATTAAAAAGATTAGTAGAATTATGATGAGAAATGCTCACTGCCAAAACAAAGGGATTAAAATACTGGATGTTGGCTGCGGCGAGGGTTCAAATCTGTCAATGATACAAGAAATACTGTCCCAAAATTTGGAGAGTGATCTTTTGGGGGTAGGTTTAGATATTGCCAAGGACGGTATTTGCCTAGCCTCAAAGGAATATCCGAATAAGATTTGGTGTGTTGGGGATCTGGCCAAAGCTCCCTTTGTTGATAAACAATTTAACTTTATTTTAAATATTTTATCCCCGGCAAATTACGCTGAATTTAAACGAATGGTCTGTCCTGGAGGAATGGTCATAAAAAATTACTTTTTATAA
- a CDS encoding nicotinate phosphoribosyltransferase has protein sequence MSIFNGKRLDKKLFAIDTDRLRQGWYTDSYFINIETILHTLAREGYRYKGVNTGDLEVEMQIFTRRRPFSLVAGVDEALALLEEGTGYYNQDGKFVNTYDQLEVEAVQDGTFTYYNGNPLEVQPVLKIRGRYRDFAKLETPILGALSEATRIATNVYNVLEASRGKDVLFFPARFTHYKLQALHGYAYSLAVQAYNHKFKKTSAPFISTDDQGDWWGGKGGGTIAHASIACFLGDTAETMLQFSRIMPVNIPRIALVDFHNDCVGDTLKVMERMFAKYWELYSAGKLEEAKGYKLFAVRADTSGNMRDASVEPLGDESLDLGVNPRLVWNLRKAIDGAYLNWQLPTEALEVAKEWCQAVKIVVTGGFDAEKIKKFEKLQVPVDIYGVGSSLLENCSAHGKSSDYTADIVRVKIGQEWQPMAKVGRQACHNPNLERIR, from the coding sequence ATGAGTATTTTTAATGGAAAAAGACTGGATAAAAAGTTATTCGCCATCGATACAGACAGGTTGCGTCAGGGATGGTACACCGATAGTTATTTTATCAACATTGAAACAATACTTCATACCCTGGCAAGGGAAGGCTACAGGTATAAAGGGGTTAACACAGGAGATTTAGAAGTGGAAATGCAGATTTTCACCAGACGCCGCCCCTTTAGCCTGGTGGCTGGAGTGGATGAGGCCCTAGCCTTATTGGAAGAAGGTACAGGATACTACAATCAGGATGGTAAGTTTGTTAATACCTACGACCAACTTGAGGTAGAAGCTGTACAGGACGGCACCTTCACCTACTACAACGGCAATCCACTGGAGGTGCAGCCAGTTCTCAAAATAAGGGGACGCTATCGTGATTTTGCCAAACTGGAAACACCTATTTTAGGCGCCTTATCGGAAGCTACCCGGATAGCCACCAATGTTTATAACGTATTGGAGGCCAGCCGCGGGAAGGATGTGCTCTTTTTCCCCGCCCGTTTTACCCATTACAAACTGCAAGCATTACACGGCTATGCCTACTCTTTGGCTGTACAAGCCTATAATCATAAATTCAAGAAAACCTCTGCCCCCTTTATCTCCACCGATGACCAGGGTGACTGGTGGGGCGGCAAAGGAGGCGGTACCATTGCCCATGCCTCTATTGCTTGCTTCCTGGGAGATACGGCAGAAACGATGCTGCAGTTTTCCCGCATTATGCCGGTGAATATCCCGCGAATTGCCCTGGTGGATTTTCACAATGATTGTGTTGGGGATACCCTTAAGGTTATGGAAAGAATGTTTGCCAAGTACTGGGAGCTCTATAGTGCAGGAAAGCTGGAGGAAGCTAAAGGATATAAACTCTTTGCTGTCAGGGCTGATACCTCTGGCAATATGAGAGATGCATCGGTGGAACCCTTAGGAGATGAGTCGCTGGATTTAGGGGTAAATCCTCGCCTGGTCTGGAATCTGCGCAAGGCAATAGATGGAGCCTACCTGAATTGGCAGCTACCTACTGAAGCCCTGGAGGTGGCTAAAGAGTGGTGTCAAGCTGTGAAAATTGTCGTTACAGGTGGTTTTGATGCGGAAAAAATAAAGAAGTTTGAAAAACTTCAGGTACCGGTGGATATCTACGGGGTTGGTTCTTCCCTTTTGGAAAACTGCAGTGCTCACGGCAAAAGTAGTGATTACACAGCGGACATTGTTAGAGTTAAGATTGGTCAGGAGTGGCAGCCTATGGCTAAGGTGGGACGTCAGGCCTGCCATAATCCTAATTTAGAGAGGATACGCTAG
- a CDS encoding NapC/NirT family cytochrome c gives MKRTLLLSLLVLSLVGLLGIFSTKLPPLSKKLDGPEFCGSCHVMAPWVDTYLKSSHKGEATCGGCHIPHNFISGAFYKAFTGTRDGLYMIIGKIPESFQISWHGAKVVNDNCYSCHAEVMKRVGYPLAERDKNCFDCHRNMPHDRMDIKEGGKPQ, from the coding sequence TTGAAACGAACCCTTTTATTATCATTATTGGTTCTCTCCTTGGTAGGCTTGCTAGGTATATTTTCTACCAAACTGCCTCCTTTATCAAAAAAGTTGGATGGCCCGGAGTTTTGCGGTAGCTGCCACGTAATGGCACCCTGGGTAGATACCTATTTAAAGTCCAGTCATAAGGGTGAGGCAACCTGTGGCGGCTGTCATATCCCGCATAATTTTATTAGTGGGGCTTTTTATAAAGCTTTCACCGGTACCAGGGATGGCCTTTATATGATCATCGGGAAAATTCCGGAGAGCTTTCAAATTAGCTGGCACGGCGCTAAAGTAGTTAATGACAATTGCTATAGTTGCCATGCCGAGGTAATGAAAAGGGTGGGATACCCCTTGGCAGAAAGAGATAAAAACTGTTTTGATTGTCATCGGAATATGCCCCATGACCGGATGGACATCAAGGAAGGAGGGAAACCACAATGA
- a CDS encoding TIGR04076 family protein, which yields MSRRPKIKISVVGKLGQGNCHRGHRIGDAFDFDTERGKLCPLAMHVLFPMIDTLRYGGSFPWEEQPGTGEFCCPDPKVATVFRIEREE from the coding sequence ATGAGCAGAAGACCTAAAATTAAAATTTCGGTTGTTGGTAAGCTGGGGCAAGGTAACTGTCATCGGGGTCACCGAATTGGTGATGCTTTTGACTTTGACACAGAAAGAGGAAAACTATGCCCCCTGGCTATGCATGTGTTATTCCCCATGATTGATACTTTAAGATACGGTGGTAGCTTTCCCTGGGAGGAACAACCAGGAACTGGGGAATTTTGCTGCCCGGACCCCAAGGTGGCTACCGTATTTAGAATTGAAAGGGAAGAGTGA
- a CDS encoding ammonia-forming cytochrome c nitrite reductase subunit c552: MKNKGIIIALSVVVAIIILGAVYTAFAINNRDISEAAKKPNPEEIQKNPTVNEVWGKYYPEHWQSYLKGKESDQKTKYGGNLRESKLEHFPYLRTLYAGLGYSEEFWEPRGHPYALEDINSVPGSRKKTGGACLTCKSPEVPALIEKYGDDFYRKPFNEMVKNVKYPIGCSDCHDPQTNDLRITRPALIKAFERQGKDITKASRQELRSLVCAQCHVTYYFKEGSKETTFPWDEGLKADQTFQYFEKRNLTEWVQPLVQTGLNKARHPDYELFVGSTHHSAGVACADCHMPYTKQGDSKISSHWWVSPLLNIEASCTKCHTQGADYLQKRVYQIQDEFKAVLDLASETNLKAVRTIEAALKTPGADQASIKRAQDHYRKAFWYFDWVSTANSMGFHNPQEATRFLAESIQYANEAIQAADQAMLKKQ; encoded by the coding sequence ATGAAAAACAAGGGAATTATTATAGCTCTTTCCGTGGTTGTGGCCATAATCATATTAGGGGCAGTTTACACGGCCTTTGCTATTAATAACCGGGATATCAGTGAAGCAGCTAAAAAACCAAATCCAGAGGAAATCCAAAAAAATCCTACGGTAAACGAAGTGTGGGGCAAATACTACCCTGAGCACTGGCAAAGCTATTTAAAGGGTAAAGAGAGCGATCAAAAGACCAAGTATGGTGGTAACCTTCGTGAATCTAAGTTAGAGCATTTTCCGTATCTAAGAACTCTCTATGCAGGCTTAGGTTATTCAGAGGAATTTTGGGAACCCCGAGGTCACCCTTATGCTTTAGAAGATATCAACAGTGTACCTGGTTCTCGGAAAAAAACTGGCGGTGCCTGCCTTACCTGTAAATCTCCCGAAGTTCCGGCCTTGATCGAAAAATACGGGGACGATTTTTATCGCAAGCCTTTTAATGAAATGGTTAAGAATGTTAAGTACCCCATTGGTTGTAGCGATTGCCATGATCCTCAAACCAATGATTTGCGTATCACTCGCCCAGCCTTAATTAAAGCTTTTGAGCGGCAGGGTAAGGATATTACTAAGGCATCCAGGCAAGAATTGCGCTCTTTGGTCTGTGCCCAATGTCATGTCACCTATTACTTTAAAGAGGGGAGTAAGGAAACCACCTTCCCCTGGGACGAAGGCTTAAAGGCCGATCAAACCTTCCAGTATTTTGAGAAGAGAAATCTTACCGAGTGGGTTCAACCCCTGGTACAAACCGGCCTAAACAAGGCTAGGCATCCGGATTATGAATTATTTGTGGGCAGTACCCATCACTCGGCTGGGGTGGCCTGTGCCGACTGCCACATGCCCTATACCAAGCAGGGAGACAGTAAAATATCCTCCCACTGGTGGGTAAGTCCACTGCTAAACATTGAAGCCTCTTGTACCAAATGCCATACCCAAGGTGCAGATTATCTCCAAAAGAGAGTCTACCAAATTCAAGATGAGTTTAAAGCCGTTTTAGATCTGGCCTCGGAAACAAATCTAAAGGCAGTAAGAACCATTGAAGCCGCCTTAAAAACACCCGGTGCAGATCAGGCCTCCATCAAAAGGGCGCAAGATCATTACCGTAAGGCCTTCTGGTACTTTGACTGGGTTTCCACTGCAAACAGCATGGGCTTTCACAACCCACAGGAGGCTACTAGATTCTTGGCTGAATCTATCCAATATGCCAACGAAGCTATCCAGGCTGCCGATCAGGCTATGTTAAAGAAGCAATAG
- the sucD gene encoding succinate--CoA ligase subunit alpha → MAIIVDKNSVILVQGITGKQGSFHTSQMLAYGAKVVAGVSPGKQGQTVHGVPVFDTVAQAVEMFPITASIIFIPAPGVKDAAFEAMSAGIKTLVIITEHVPLHDELDIMAYAEKQQVTIIGPNTFGIISPGQTKLGIMPNSIYTPGPVGVVARSGTLSYEIANQLTQNGLGQSTVVGLGGDRVVGLSFTEVLAKFEQDPATKAVVLVGEIGGNAEEEAALYIKEMTKPVVAFLAGSSAPPGKRMGHAGAIIERGKGTFQSKVTALTAAGAKVAALPWEVAELVRQSMGE, encoded by the coding sequence ATGGCAATCATCGTTGATAAAAATAGTGTTATTCTGGTACAGGGCATCACCGGAAAACAGGGTAGTTTTCATACCTCCCAGATGCTGGCCTATGGCGCTAAGGTGGTTGCCGGGGTCTCACCCGGTAAGCAAGGCCAGACGGTACACGGAGTACCGGTATTTGATACCGTAGCTCAGGCGGTGGAAATGTTTCCTATCACAGCTTCCATCATCTTTATTCCGGCTCCCGGGGTCAAGGATGCCGCCTTTGAAGCCATGTCCGCCGGCATTAAAACTCTGGTGATCATTACTGAACACGTGCCGCTGCACGATGAATTAGATATTATGGCTTATGCAGAAAAACAGCAGGTAACCATTATTGGTCCTAATACCTTTGGCATTATTTCCCCTGGACAGACTAAATTGGGCATTATGCCTAACAGTATTTACACACCCGGTCCAGTGGGGGTAGTAGCCCGCAGCGGTACCCTTAGCTATGAGATTGCTAACCAACTAACCCAAAACGGCCTGGGCCAATCCACCGTGGTAGGTCTGGGTGGCGATCGAGTGGTAGGTCTTTCTTTCACCGAGGTGCTGGCAAAATTTGAGCAGGACCCGGCCACTAAAGCAGTGGTTTTAGTGGGAGAAATCGGCGGCAACGCAGAGGAAGAGGCTGCACTGTATATTAAGGAAATGACAAAACCTGTGGTAGCCTTCCTGGCAGGCAGCTCGGCACCCCCTGGTAAGCGCATGGGACACGCCGGCGCCATTATAGAAAGAGGTAAGGGTACTTTCCAAAGTAAAGTTACAGCCCTTACGGCTGCCGGGGCTAAGGTGGCAGCCTTGCCCTGGGAGGTGGCGGAGTTGGTGCGGCAGAGCATGGGTGAGTAG